A DNA window from Aestuariispira ectoiniformans contains the following coding sequences:
- a CDS encoding lipid A deacylase LpxR family protein, which translates to MRVNSIQCIVFLTVIGSVAASLPPALAAEKQPDNGGILSIQMENDFFLGDTDRHFTHGTRLSYTTGERPADTDDLIAKAAGLVPFFPDQGVSRAHYALGQNIYTPADITDVNLIEDDRPYAGWLYLSAGLFSVSKDRDRMDNLAFEVGVIGPWSQAEKTQKTWHETFGFRDPKGWDHQLENEVGFDIVYNRSVRVWKKEFQSTGLEMDLVPNVGFSLGNVFTHANAGVTVRIGDDLSTDFSPPRIRPSLPGSDFFFYTRDLDWYLFASFGGRAVLRNIFLDGNTFTDSHRVDKKYFVGDLQAGAAITWRDWRLSYTHIIRTEEFHGQKDPDRFGAISLSYRF; encoded by the coding sequence ATGCGGGTAAATTCCATCCAGTGCATCGTATTTCTGACAGTAATTGGCTCTGTGGCGGCCTCTCTGCCCCCTGCCCTTGCCGCAGAGAAGCAGCCCGACAATGGTGGTATCCTTTCCATCCAGATGGAAAATGACTTCTTTCTTGGCGACACCGACAGGCATTTCACACATGGCACCCGCCTGTCCTACACAACGGGAGAAAGGCCAGCGGATACAGATGACCTGATTGCCAAGGCAGCCGGTCTTGTTCCCTTTTTCCCGGACCAGGGCGTCAGTCGGGCGCATTACGCCCTTGGACAAAATATCTATACGCCTGCCGATATCACCGATGTGAACCTGATTGAGGATGACCGTCCCTATGCGGGTTGGCTCTATCTGTCGGCAGGTCTCTTTTCCGTTTCGAAGGATCGCGACCGCATGGACAACCTGGCTTTTGAGGTTGGCGTTATCGGTCCCTGGTCTCAGGCAGAAAAAACGCAGAAGACCTGGCATGAAACATTTGGTTTCCGGGACCCGAAGGGCTGGGACCATCAACTGGAAAACGAGGTCGGCTTCGATATCGTCTACAACCGTTCTGTCAGGGTCTGGAAGAAAGAGTTCCAATCTACAGGCCTTGAGATGGATCTGGTTCCGAATGTTGGATTTTCACTCGGCAACGTCTTTACCCATGCCAACGCCGGCGTGACAGTGCGTATCGGTGACGACCTCAGCACAGATTTCAGTCCACCGCGAATCCGGCCAAGCCTCCCCGGCAGCGATTTCTTCTTCTACACCAGGGATTTGGACTGGTATCTATTCGCCTCTTTTGGCGGACGGGCTGTTCTGCGGAATATATTCCTGGACGGCAACACCTTTACGGACAGCCACCGCGTGGACAAAAAATATTTTGTAGGAGACCTGCAGGCCGGGGCGGCCATCACCTGGCGTGACTGGCGGTTGAGCTATACCCATATTATCCGCACGGAAGAGTTCCATGGGCAGAAGGACCCCGACCGTTTTGGCGCAATCAGCCTGTCGTATCGTTTCTAA
- a CDS encoding dihydroorotase produces the protein MTDTRIAYLNARLLDPASGMDTKGALLIENGRIADFGPHLFKGGAPSVSQVVDCKGMCLAPGLIDMRVQLREPGEEHKETFDSASEAASAGGITTMVCLPNTNPIIDDESGVQYVARRARDLKRTKIYCYGAITQNMEGSELTEMGLLSEAGALAFTDGQKAVASSKVMKRALSYSKAFDLLMVQHPEDPGLSDGGAMNQGELASRLGLSGIPPQAEVMMIERDLRLVEMTGARYHVAHVSTRLAVEAIRKAKAQGLPVTCDTAPHYFALNETSVGEYRTFAKVSPPLRDETDRRAIVEGLADGTIDAIASDHAPHDEDSKRLPFAQAAAGVIGLETLLPITLELYHNGHMSLLDALKKVTQGPADLLRLPSGRLKRGAPADLFIFDTDKPRTLREENFRSKSKNSPFDGRPVQGEVLATIVDGRLLFRGEGF, from the coding sequence ATGACCGATACACGTATTGCCTACCTCAATGCCCGTTTGCTGGATCCCGCCAGCGGCATGGATACCAAAGGCGCACTGCTGATCGAAAATGGCCGTATCGCGGACTTCGGGCCCCATCTCTTCAAAGGCGGCGCACCATCCGTCAGTCAGGTTGTTGACTGCAAGGGCATGTGTCTTGCCCCCGGCCTGATCGACATGCGGGTTCAACTGCGCGAACCCGGCGAGGAACACAAGGAAACCTTCGACAGCGCCAGTGAAGCGGCATCAGCCGGCGGCATTACGACGATGGTCTGCCTGCCGAACACCAATCCGATAATCGACGATGAATCCGGTGTGCAATATGTCGCCCGCCGTGCGCGCGACCTGAAACGCACCAAGATTTACTGCTATGGCGCGATCACCCAAAACATGGAAGGCAGTGAACTGACCGAAATGGGCCTGCTGAGCGAAGCGGGCGCACTGGCCTTCACCGACGGACAGAAAGCGGTGGCGAGCAGCAAGGTCATGAAACGGGCACTGTCCTATTCCAAGGCCTTTGACCTGCTGATGGTGCAGCACCCGGAAGACCCCGGACTGTCTGACGGCGGTGCCATGAACCAGGGAGAACTGGCAAGCCGCCTGGGCCTGTCCGGTATTCCGCCCCAGGCCGAAGTCATGATGATCGAACGCGACCTGCGCCTGGTGGAAATGACCGGTGCGCGATATCACGTCGCCCATGTCTCGACCCGTCTGGCGGTTGAAGCCATCAGAAAGGCCAAAGCTCAGGGTCTGCCAGTTACCTGCGACACGGCCCCGCATTATTTTGCGCTCAATGAAACGTCGGTTGGTGAATACCGGACCTTTGCCAAAGTCTCCCCGCCCCTGCGCGACGAGACCGATCGGCGGGCTATTGTCGAAGGCCTTGCCGATGGCACAATTGACGCTATTGCCAGTGACCACGCGCCACACGATGAAGATTCGAAACGCCTTCCCTTTGCACAGGCCGCCGCTGGTGTAATCGGACTGGAAACACTCCTCCCCATTACGCTGGAGCTGTATCACAACGGCCATATGTCGCTGCTGGATGCTCTCAAGAAAGTGACACAGGGGCCTGCGGACCTGCTCCGCCTTCCCAGTGGTCGGCTGAAACGCGGTGCGCCGGCGGATCTTTTCATCTTCGACACCGACAAGCCGAGAACATTGCGGGAAGAGAATTTCCGCAGCAAGTCCAAGAACTCTCCCTTTGACGGACGCCCGGTTCAGGGTGAGGTTCTGGCGACAATCGTCGATGGCCGCCTGCTGTTCCGCGGAGAAGGATTCTAA
- the gatC gene encoding Asp-tRNA(Asn)/Glu-tRNA(Gln) amidotransferase subunit GatC encodes MSLDKETVAKIAHLARIRVPEEDLEPLAGELNNILGWIEQLGEVDTDGVEPMTSVVEMTLRQREDQVTDGNYPDKVLANGPDTAMGFYTVPKVVE; translated from the coding sequence ATGTCGCTCGACAAGGAAACTGTCGCGAAGATCGCGCATCTTGCGCGTATTAGGGTGCCCGAAGAGGATTTGGAACCTCTGGCGGGTGAGTTGAACAATATCCTGGGCTGGATCGAACAGCTTGGAGAGGTCGACACGGATGGCGTAGAGCCGATGACGTCCGTCGTTGAGATGACCCTGCGACAACGGGAAGACCAAGTCACCGACGGTAATTATCCGGACAAGGTGCTGGCTAATGGCCCCGATACGGCCATGGGCTTTTATACTGTTCCCAAAGTGGTCGAATAA
- the ruvX gene encoding Holliday junction resolvase RuvX: MNVEIVSLPEAIAKGSRLLGLDIGEKTIGLAVSDPALRVASPITTIRRRKFTKDAEELEQIIEQHGVGGLVIGLPVNMDGSEGPKCQSVRQFARNMQYRGNDLPMAFWDERLSTSAVQKFLVDEADMTRKRRGEVVDKMAAGFILQGALDYLSDLA, translated from the coding sequence GTGAATGTAGAAATTGTATCCCTACCAGAGGCAATTGCGAAAGGCAGTCGGCTTCTGGGGCTTGATATCGGTGAAAAAACAATCGGGCTGGCTGTCTCCGACCCCGCCCTGAGGGTCGCAAGCCCGATAACCACTATCCGGCGGCGAAAATTCACCAAGGATGCTGAGGAACTCGAACAAATAATCGAGCAACATGGCGTTGGTGGCCTTGTGATCGGACTGCCGGTCAATATGGATGGCAGCGAAGGCCCCAAATGTCAGTCAGTCCGCCAGTTTGCCCGCAATATGCAATATCGGGGTAACGACTTGCCCATGGCGTTCTGGGATGAAAGGCTGTCCACCAGTGCTGTGCAGAAATTCCTGGTGGACGAAGCCGATATGACGCGAAAACGGCGCGGCGAAGTTGTTGATAAGATGGCGGCAGGTTTTATCCTTCAGGGAGCCCTCGATTACCTGTCGGACCTAGCGTGA
- a CDS encoding aspartate carbamoyltransferase catalytic subunit has product MTYIPDPDYRFPHPHILGIEGLSQQDITHLLDLADIYADRNRGPNKKSDAMQGMTVINLFFENSTRTRTSFELAAKRLGSDTINMSVATSSVKKGETLIDTAMTLNAMHPEVLVVRHAESGATKLLSEKVNCAVINAGDGQHEHPTQALLDALTIRRRKGRLNNLTVAICGDIAHSRVARSNIHLLQTMGARVRLIAPPTLLPSAADRLGVEVFTDMREGLRDCDIVMMLRLQMERMQGALVPSVREYFRFFGLDRAKLAYANPDALVMHPGPMNRGVEIDSDLADDIDRSVIREQVEMGVAVRMACLDTLTQPIREQRA; this is encoded by the coding sequence ATGACATACATACCCGATCCTGACTACCGCTTCCCTCACCCCCATATCCTGGGCATTGAGGGCTTGTCCCAACAGGACATCACCCATCTTCTCGACCTGGCGGACATATACGCAGACAGGAATCGGGGCCCGAACAAGAAATCCGATGCCATGCAGGGCATGACGGTCATCAACCTTTTCTTCGAAAATTCAACGCGAACGCGCACATCTTTCGAACTGGCTGCCAAGCGCCTGGGCTCAGACACGATCAACATGTCTGTCGCCACCAGTTCAGTGAAGAAGGGTGAGACGCTGATCGACACTGCCATGACGCTGAACGCCATGCACCCGGAGGTTCTGGTGGTTCGCCATGCAGAATCGGGCGCGACAAAGCTGTTGTCGGAAAAGGTGAACTGCGCCGTTATCAACGCCGGTGACGGTCAGCATGAACATCCCACGCAGGCCTTGCTGGACGCGCTGACGATTCGCCGCCGCAAGGGACGCCTGAACAACCTCACTGTCGCGATCTGTGGCGATATCGCCCACAGCCGCGTCGCCCGGTCCAACATCCACCTGCTGCAGACCATGGGTGCGCGGGTACGCTTGATCGCACCGCCGACCCTGCTGCCCAGCGCTGCGGACCGCCTCGGCGTGGAAGTCTTCACCGACATGCGGGAAGGTCTGCGTGACTGCGATATCGTCATGATGCTGCGCCTGCAGATGGAACGGATGCAGGGCGCCCTGGTGCCCAGCGTTCGCGAGTATTTCCGCTTCTTCGGCCTGGACCGTGCCAAGCTGGCCTATGCGAACCCGGATGCCCTTGTCATGCATCCCGGCCCCATGAACCGCGGGGTGGAAATCGATTCCGACCTGGCGGACGATATCGACCGGTCCGTCATCCGTGAACAAGTGGAAATGGGAGTAGCCGTGCGCATGGCCTGCCTGGATACGCTGACCCAGCCGATTCGGGAGCAACGCGCATGA
- the plsY gene encoding glycerol-3-phosphate 1-O-acyltransferase PlsY — translation MEMNVALSAQQIGLSAILGYALGSIPFGLVLARLAGYGDIRNIGSGNIGATNVLRTGNKPLAFATLVFDIGKGAAAALLFAYFLAPQAGIIAGVAAVFGHNFPIWLKFKGGKGVATTLGTLVAIAWPVGLGACATWLLSALIFRISSLSALISLAAAPVFAYFLHLPEVAVAAAVLAILGWIRHHTNIRRLITGSEPKIGKKNS, via the coding sequence ATGGAAATGAATGTCGCCCTGTCTGCGCAACAGATCGGCCTGTCTGCAATCCTGGGATATGCCCTGGGGTCCATCCCTTTCGGGTTGGTCCTGGCGCGGCTTGCAGGATATGGCGACATTCGCAATATCGGTTCCGGTAATATCGGCGCGACCAATGTCCTGCGCACCGGCAACAAGCCACTAGCCTTTGCCACGCTTGTATTCGACATTGGGAAAGGCGCGGCGGCAGCCCTGTTGTTTGCCTATTTCCTTGCACCGCAGGCCGGGATCATTGCCGGGGTTGCGGCTGTTTTCGGACATAATTTTCCAATCTGGCTGAAGTTCAAGGGCGGCAAAGGTGTTGCCACCACCTTGGGAACGCTGGTCGCCATTGCCTGGCCGGTTGGCCTCGGGGCCTGTGCCACATGGTTGCTGTCCGCCCTGATTTTCAGGATATCCAGCCTGTCGGCACTGATCTCCCTCGCCGCCGCACCGGTTTTCGCTTACTTTCTCCATTTGCCAGAAGTGGCTGTCGCCGCCGCTGTCCTGGCCATATTGGGCTGGATCCGCCATCACACCAACATCCGCCGCCTGATCACCGGCAGCGAGCCCAAGATTGGCAAGAAAAACTCCTAA
- the gatA gene encoding Asp-tRNA(Asn)/Glu-tRNA(Gln) amidotransferase subunit GatA, whose protein sequence is MTKLTDLTMAQAREGLRNKEFTATELTTDYVAAVEAVRPLNAFITETPEKALEMAKASDERLAKGDGGIMEGIPLGIKDLFCTEGVLSTAASHILDGFKPEYESTVSSNLWNAGAVMLGKLNLDEFAMGSANITSYYGNVKNPWKRNDDPNTDLVPGGSSGGSAAAVASHAVVAATGTDTGGSIRQPAAFTGTVGLKPTYGRCSRWGIVAFASSLDQAGPMTRDVRDAAIMLEAMAGFDPKDSTSVDAPVPHYEDALTGDVKGLRIGIPKEYRIDGMPEEISKLWQQGIDWLKDAGAEIVDVSLPHTKYALPAYYIVAPAEASSNLARYDGVRYGLRVVDEGDSLNDMYEKTRAEGFGAEVKRRILIGTYVLSAGYYDAYYLKAQKVRTRIAEDFKNAWNSCDLLLTPATPSAAFGIGEKMDDPISMYLNDVFTVPANLAGLPGISVPAGLDGRGLPLGLQLLGRPFDEETILRAAHVVEQAAGFDAKPQFLVG, encoded by the coding sequence ATGACGAAACTGACCGATCTGACCATGGCGCAGGCCCGCGAAGGCCTGCGCAACAAAGAATTCACCGCAACAGAGCTGACAACCGACTATGTCGCGGCTGTTGAGGCGGTACGTCCGCTGAACGCTTTCATTACTGAAACGCCGGAAAAAGCGCTGGAGATGGCGAAAGCCTCCGATGAGCGTCTTGCCAAGGGCGACGGCGGGATCATGGAAGGTATTCCGCTGGGCATCAAGGACCTCTTCTGCACCGAAGGGGTGTTGAGCACGGCAGCCAGCCATATTCTGGATGGCTTCAAACCTGAATATGAAAGCACGGTTTCTTCCAATCTCTGGAACGCCGGCGCTGTCATGCTGGGTAAGCTGAACCTGGACGAATTCGCCATGGGTTCCGCCAATATCACCAGCTACTACGGCAATGTGAAAAACCCGTGGAAGCGTAACGACGACCCGAATACCGATCTGGTGCCGGGTGGCTCGTCCGGCGGTTCCGCGGCTGCGGTGGCATCCCATGCGGTTGTTGCGGCGACAGGTACGGACACCGGTGGTTCCATCCGCCAGCCGGCAGCCTTTACCGGGACTGTTGGCCTGAAACCGACTTATGGTCGTTGTTCCCGTTGGGGCATTGTTGCCTTCGCCAGTTCTCTGGATCAGGCAGGTCCCATGACCCGTGACGTGCGCGATGCGGCGATCATGCTGGAAGCCATGGCTGGTTTCGATCCGAAGGATTCCACCAGTGTTGATGCGCCGGTGCCGCATTACGAAGATGCGCTGACCGGGGATGTCAAAGGCCTGCGCATCGGGATTCCTAAAGAGTACCGCATTGACGGTATGCCGGAAGAGATCAGCAAGCTCTGGCAGCAGGGTATTGACTGGCTCAAGGATGCCGGGGCGGAAATCGTTGATGTTTCCCTGCCGCATACGAAATATGCATTGCCCGCATATTACATCGTGGCCCCGGCGGAGGCTTCTTCCAACCTCGCACGCTATGACGGCGTTCGGTATGGCCTGCGGGTTGTGGATGAGGGCGACAGCCTGAACGACATGTACGAAAAAACCCGTGCCGAAGGTTTCGGGGCAGAGGTGAAACGCCGTATCCTGATCGGCACCTACGTGCTGTCTGCCGGTTACTATGATGCCTACTACCTGAAGGCCCAGAAAGTCCGCACCCGTATTGCGGAAGATTTCAAAAATGCCTGGAACAGCTGCGATCTGTTGCTGACACCGGCGACACCAAGTGCGGCTTTCGGGATTGGCGAGAAGATGGACGATCCGATCTCCATGTATCTGAACGACGTCTTTACCGTGCCGGCCAACCTGGCAGGGCTGCCGGGTATTTCGGTTCCGGCCGGTCTGGATGGCCGTGGCCTGCCGCTGGGTCTGCAACTGCTGGGTCGTCCGTTTGACGAAGAAACGATCCTGCGCGCTGCTCATGTTGTGGAACAGGCTGCTGGCTTTGATGCCAAGCCGCAGTTCCTCGTGGGTTAA
- a CDS encoding AEC family transporter, with product MLSILSSLLPIFLLLVLGNILRRNDFPSLDFWAKVDKLVYWVLFPGLLLHKTSTTSLDGDFVAPYAISLIAAMVAAGILASAAALLLQKPREAASSVFQGAARHNTFIAFAVSEALFGSEGLFYAAIGTAVLVPFTNIACVTALILLHGKNNGKSLPRRLLRELIRNPLLIAIATGVTLNLTGIGPLPVIDDMAQIIGKAALPVALLNVGAALRIKAIRVGVASVLLSSFGKLCIFPAIAIGILLLTGLTGVPAYTIAIYATVPTAVSGYALANQLGGDAPLMAGIITIQTLISMATMPFALFFLFPLFSPG from the coding sequence ATGTTGAGTATTCTTTCGTCTCTGCTTCCCATTTTTTTGCTGCTGGTATTGGGCAACATTCTGAGACGGAATGATTTTCCGTCCCTCGATTTCTGGGCCAAGGTGGACAAGCTGGTCTACTGGGTACTTTTTCCGGGGCTCCTGCTGCATAAAACCTCGACCACCTCTTTAGACGGCGATTTCGTTGCCCCCTATGCGATAAGCCTGATTGCCGCGATGGTGGCCGCAGGCATCCTGGCAAGCGCTGCCGCATTGCTGCTTCAAAAGCCACGCGAGGCCGCCAGTTCTGTCTTTCAGGGGGCCGCACGGCATAACACCTTCATCGCCTTTGCCGTCAGCGAGGCATTGTTCGGGTCCGAAGGGCTGTTCTACGCCGCGATCGGAACCGCCGTCCTTGTCCCCTTCACCAATATCGCCTGCGTCACCGCGCTGATTCTGCTTCACGGAAAGAACAACGGCAAATCACTGCCTCGACGTCTTCTGCGTGAACTCATTCGAAATCCATTGCTCATTGCAATCGCTACCGGCGTTACGCTCAACCTGACGGGCATAGGGCCCCTCCCCGTGATCGACGACATGGCCCAGATCATAGGTAAGGCGGCATTGCCTGTGGCATTGCTCAACGTTGGCGCCGCCCTGAGGATCAAGGCAATCCGCGTCGGCGTTGCCTCCGTCCTCCTGTCGTCATTCGGTAAGCTTTGCATTTTCCCGGCCATCGCGATCGGGATTCTCCTGCTAACCGGGCTCACCGGCGTCCCGGCCTATACAATTGCAATTTACGCAACGGTTCCAACCGCCGTGTCCGGCTATGCATTGGCTAATCAACTGGGCGGAGACGCGCCATTGATGGCAGGTATCATTACAATACAGACACTGATTTCCATGGCGACCATGCCATTCGCGCTGTTTTTCCTCTTCCCCCTCTTTTCGCCGGGTTGA
- the dprA gene encoding DNA-processing protein DprA, with protein MMEPADNELSHSDQISRLRLIRSSNIGPATYRQLLSRYGDAQSALDALPALAKTGRKRKIMLCSKADAEREFEQLAKLGGRFLFDGQSDYPAQLAATEDAPPVLTTLGDTSLLSQTTVGIVGSRNASAAGRKLARRFAEVLGDAGFIIASGLARGIDAAAHDGSMKSGTVAVFAGGIDVIYPKEHDKLAAAIRQNGVIVSETPLGTRPQARHFPRRNRIISGLSAGVLVVEAALKSGSLITAQFAADQGRDVFAVPGSPLDPRCRGCNDLIRKGAWITETPDDIFRALSSFSLPTPARPSQDTARPQTTSAPSMETASVHSGSAEEKIVEALSHTPIQVDELIRAVSLSAATVQESLLSLELSGQLTRHPGGYVSLMK; from the coding sequence ATGATGGAACCAGCCGACAACGAACTCTCCCATAGCGATCAAATCAGCCGATTACGCCTCATCAGAAGCAGCAATATCGGCCCCGCAACCTATCGCCAACTCCTGTCGCGATACGGTGATGCACAGTCAGCGTTGGATGCCCTGCCCGCTTTGGCGAAGACCGGTCGCAAGCGAAAGATCATGCTGTGTTCCAAGGCCGACGCTGAACGGGAATTCGAACAACTGGCAAAGCTCGGCGGGCGTTTCCTTTTTGACGGACAATCGGACTACCCGGCGCAACTCGCGGCGACAGAAGATGCACCGCCGGTTCTGACCACACTTGGCGACACGTCCCTTCTCAGCCAGACGACCGTGGGAATAGTGGGTTCCAGAAATGCATCGGCTGCCGGGCGCAAGCTCGCACGCCGTTTCGCGGAAGTCCTGGGCGACGCAGGTTTCATCATTGCATCCGGACTGGCCCGTGGAATCGACGCCGCCGCCCACGATGGCAGTATGAAATCCGGAACTGTTGCGGTCTTCGCCGGGGGAATTGATGTCATTTATCCCAAAGAACATGACAAGCTGGCAGCAGCCATTCGCCAGAATGGTGTGATTGTGTCGGAAACCCCATTGGGTACAAGGCCTCAGGCCCGTCACTTTCCGCGAAGAAACCGCATAATCTCCGGCTTGTCGGCTGGCGTGCTGGTCGTGGAGGCCGCCCTTAAATCCGGGTCACTGATTACCGCTCAATTCGCAGCAGATCAGGGGCGTGACGTCTTCGCCGTTCCTGGCTCTCCCCTTGATCCGCGATGCCGGGGTTGCAATGACCTCATCCGCAAAGGGGCCTGGATCACGGAAACACCGGACGACATTTTCCGCGCCTTGAGTAGTTTCAGCCTCCCCACACCTGCAAGACCATCCCAGGATACTGCACGCCCGCAAACAACCTCGGCCCCGTCAATGGAGACCGCATCTGTCCATTCAGGTTCCGCTGAGGAGAAAATCGTGGAGGCCCTCTCTCATACCCCTATCCAGGTCGATGAGCTGATCCGCGCGGTTTCCCTGTCGGCGGCAACCGTACAGGAGTCTTTGCTGTCGCTTGAACTATCCGGTCAATTAACCAGACATCCCGGCGGCTATGTCAGCCTGATGAAGTAG